From the Lathyrus oleraceus cultivar Zhongwan6 chromosome 3, CAAS_Psat_ZW6_1.0, whole genome shotgun sequence genome, the window ttcggtttcgagcactgcgaactgatatggcctttctcgccacaattaaaacatgtcggaccagcatccttacattccgtaactctgtgaccagtctgaccgcatcggaaacatctcagcactttcttggtacagctatcagcacggtggcctggctcgccacacttgaaacatttaccagctatggaagatcctcccccacttggcttcttctcatctaccactttctgcttacctttaccattcggagatgcataaggactaccacggtccttattcttcttctcactaagactcttgtaatgagcagtcctagccttgctatcttcctcaaatatcctgcacttattaaccaatgtaggaaacctacgaatctcctggtaaccaatgccttgtttgatctcgggacgcaacccgttctcaaacttgacacacttggatccctcagcatcagcattattatagtgaggacaatactgcaccagctcttcaaacttcgaagcgtagtcagcaacagacatgttaccctgcttcagttctagaaattccatctccttcttacagcgcacatcagcaggaaaatatttctccagaaaggccgtcttgaacctttcccaagtcatctcagcacctggtacttcaattctctgtCGAGTattatcccaccagttttcagcctcttcagataacatatgcgtaccaaactgcaccttttgtgcttcagtacacgtcatcacccggaaaatcttctcaatttccctcagccaaatctgagcaccatctggatcatagcgccctttgaatgtaggagggttattcttcagaaaccttcccaaattcttaaactcgtcgaccggcggattctgctgcgcctgcatagcctgcgccatagcagccaaagcctcagcaatcgcacggtcattttctccagccatactctgcacaacaccactacaaccgttaaatatcgacagtgtcatttacactaatcgaccaacagggaaaacatcacattatgactcgactggactgactatgctctgataccactaatgtaacacccttctaccccaaacgacataattaaatagattatcagagtacaacatgtagaagagtttacatttcttacaacataacacttttatcatatcacaacataaaacatattatttattaaaataaaaacttcgcagcggacaacaacacaattataatctttcaacatataacaattcataataatgtttcattatcgtctcaacaaacatctcaacataatagtcatcataaacaacgtaataataatcaattctctatcgaatcccataaccccggtgtcacatgaccagagcatttgactcgaccctgtagaataactctacacttattcttcaaacctcaacaatagctactcctctttatctgcacattgctcatcatagatgaacataaacacatgcagaaggggtgagaattacattattaaataataatataacgacagaaatataaacataatatATTCCCCctatgccaacacagctcatcgtaatcatcataatcaacatactcatgaacatcagcaaaacaacatatcaaatgcaatgcacacacccatgcatgactcaacacgactcggtatacccattttgtgaccactacaggatcaccactcccagattcaccaccatagaatccgagttccccgtaaggaaccaagcctctcaacaagcccggagtcaacatcatcattggaactcagtccgttcatcactaggcatcggcctttcatgaatgcatgcacaccaaacatgcatcattatcaacatagcaacaacagcatcatatagtcatgttatcatcatcattaatagcatgacatacaactcaaaacaacaacaacattacagCAATATCATATCGTTACATAACACATGtataactaaacacgtaaattcaacatctcatcatcataaacacctcatacaccatcctataatcactattaattgttataatacaattacagcgacttactaagagtctcgcaactcaacgcactcaaaaactcaccaacatcaacttctgcacagcacagttcgcgccgcgcagcagggttcgcgccgcgaacggtgcgttacagaactcctctggattctgcccagttcgcgccgcgaactgggcttcgcgccgcgaatcgcgcgcgaacagaagccctctgctacagaacccaacgcagctttgcttctctactcgccataaTTCATACCCCACGgctaacaacccaatatcaacatttaacagtcatatatacacaacatacttcgattataaagcatataactcaaccagactcacagatcggagaatttccatcaaaaccccaactttcccaatctccctaaaatccccaaattcatcaacaattcaacatatatcatgaatttgctcgcatatgatcatttaataaggttcagaccccttacctctttggattgaaggaagctctgagcaatctttggccttttcctcttccttctctttctcttcagcggttcctctctttctctgactctgaggcaaaatacgtgacaaaacttctgagttctcactttggcctcttatatccaattccacttttacccttccactcttcatattccatttattttatttatttaattaatattaaaataaataacatcaataataatatttcccaatattatttaataattcctttttccttccaataatcttattaaaataatatttaaattaatccaaaatattcggggtgttacaatcTGACACAATACAGTTTTCCAGAAACTTTTTTCGACTTCGCACCGCCTcacctcaaaatccaaatgatcGTATTATGTGTATTGAGTGGCTTTCAAAATCAAGTCATTTTGTTCAAGTTTACTTGAAACCTAGATGCCCAATACCACTTACATCACCGGAGTGGACAACTCATTCAACAACAAAAGCCGAGACTTGACCGAATCATTTTATAGAAAGGATGCAAGAGTTCAAGGAATTGAGAAACATTGAAAGATAATTAATTGCACAAAAGACTAAGGGGGTACCACCAATAGATTTAGCTGACGACATATGTTTCGATTCGTTTTAATATTTTACTTTATCGGACAAATAAGTGTATGTAATTGTGTCTAAATATAAATAAAGTGTTATATATTAACCATTTGTTCATATTTTGTCTTAATGAAGTGTTACAACATTTGTGTTTTTTGTAAATGAAAAATCATGTTCTGTTATAGGTTCTCTTTTGAAACTGGTTCAGGAGAAgtttcggagatgcatcttcgaacCAAGATAATAAGGTGAGGTCCTAGAGATATATCTTTGGAATCAGAATGCCAGTCATTAAGTGGTCCATATTGATCTATGGCCTCTATAAATTAAGGTTCTCTTATGTTATATTTCACACAAACTGAAAATGTCTCAAATATCACAACTAAACATTGACTGGTATGTCGGAAATATCTCATTCTCCAGCTTTACACCCAAGCGCATGTTCAAGCTCAAAGACTTCACCTCCCTTGAAGATATCAAAGACGAAATCCATTATCTCTTACCTTACGGAGACAGTCAAAAGATTGTGAAGCTCGAGTACAGTTCACCGTCGATTGACAACAAAGAGAAGATTGAGTTTAGAAAATTTGAGCTCAAGACGCAAACAGATGTAACGGCTATGTGGAATACATTTTTCCATTTCGAAACAAAAGTTCCGCTCGAGTTGGAAGCGACGATTTCAAGATCGATCGAAGATATTCTGAATATGTTGAAGCGTCCACTTAGATATTAAAGTGTAATGTTGCATTTTATGTTGAACTCATCTATGTAATCCTAATTTTATTTTATGAGTCTTAATTTTAATTTGGAAAAATTTCTTATTTTTGGAATTGGTACTGATGTCTCTGGCTTACGAAAATGTAACTACGGATTttttttggagatgcatctctagaataAAATAAACCAAACAATAAGACGTCACCCTGAATGGTCTCACTTGAGTGTGTGTTGGGGtgcgtccggagatgcatctctagaaaCATGGGCCATTGGTGGAAATTTGTGTGGTGCGGTAGAAACTTATAGGGTACGTTAAAAAGCTCTCTCTATATTTGTACCGAACGAAGTATTGAATGGTTTGTAATTAGTCCTAAAAGTTAGTTTTTTGTGGAGGATTTCTTAATGCACCCTTAATACTTCTTAGCCACCACACATAATTATTTAAATTCCCCTATtttctggagatgcatctccggatgCACCAATTTCTGAATAAACGTTGAAATATTCTGGAGAtgcattttcaaaaaaatttaaaacattCAATACATCCCACTCAGAAGCCATTTACATTTGAATTGTATTGAATATGCATCTTAGTGCATATTTCAGAGATACATATCTGTAATGTCTCAGAACTTAGTCTTTCATGTTATATTTTGTTTATCTGTACTCAAATGAAGATTTAAACCATACCATACGATCGAAAAACAAAAATTTACATACATAATTCTAGATGGTCAAAAAATGTCATACATAAATAAAATACCAATAAATGTCAAAATGCCATACAATCGAGACAAATAAAGTAGCAAGATcgtcaaaataaaatacaaacCATAATACTACTGCTATATAATAAGACACTACTGTGTATGTCTGACTGCCTCTCTTCTACCTCCTTTTCCTCCTCTATCTCCTAATCCATCAATCCCACCCGTCCCCCGGTGTTGTCTCCAGTATATCAATGCCCCCCGTGCCTCCGTCATGATGGAATCTAGGACCTGCCTTACTCAGACCCATCAAGGAAGATACCTCTAATAATGCATGCCTGCACAATCTCCATTATGAAACGAAACCTAGGCAAGACATCCTCAATGTGATCTAGCTGTTCCCGCTCCTCCTCTAGTATATCTTGATGAGCTAGTCTTGGCGGGTCTCTTGGAGCAACCTGTACCATGTACGGatgtgacaccctgaagaacCATTTGATGTACCGATCAACGTAGCTCCAATCACTCTCATATATGGTAGCTCGTACCTCTTTCAGTACCAGATGACTCTTATAATCATCAAATATATCCTTTATATGTATATGTGTCAAGGCATGATAAGAAGATAAAACAAGGTGTATGGGAATGGTTTGAGTGTAGTCGAACTGCCGCATGACGCGCTTGTGGAGATGAGGAGCAATGAGACACGATCCGCATGCCTACCATCCAGAGTATAACACTATCTCGTCAAATGTTCGTGTCTCACGGTGATCAACATAGATGTTGAAGTGCACGTCCTTAGCTATCAAGCGGTCAAGATAGACTCTATAAGGCTCGACCGCTTGGTTCCCTCTGAGCGGGATAAAAGAAGTAGCAGGCGGTATATCCTCAGTGTAATCAAGTACACTCACCCAACCAGAGATGTGTGGGAAATTATGGAGGATCCAACCCTAAAATGAAAAGTTTGGAACACAAGAATCATCAGTAATGGCTTTgcaaagatgaaatgaaaatcataaagaaacattcaaagaCCAATAATTATTAGCGTTAGTATTGTGACGCTGCGTGTGACCTGCTTCGTCTTCCACATACAACCCTCTCTCAACTTCGAATGCAAGTAGATTAAACAAGCTTCCCCACAGTTGTACTCATGGATCTGCTCGAAATCCACGAAGTAACGTAGGTAGACGACGTCTATATATGTGGCACTGTTGTCCATAAAAACCTCAACTATGCTGTCAATGCTTACGATCTATAGAACGCCACCTCCTCATCATCACCATCAGCATGTTGTGCACTCAGGAGCGCATCCTCATATACCTTTTTTCTTATAAATCTAGCATGAGCACCTCTGGTCTTATCCAACTCATCCATCGCCTCCCCTAGATCATCCCCCAGGTACTCTACCATAACCTCGAGTGCCTCGTCTTTGGTCATCCTCCCATGATCTAGGAATATCCCCCTGATCAGAAGATGTAGCAAACACGAGACATTATCGAGTGTGATAAACATCTCATCATGCAGGAGATAAAACGACGAGCTCTCTGAGTGCCATGTCTCCGCGAATGCATTAAGAATCTTGTGGTTGACCATAGTATAACCGGTCATGCACAAGTTCTTTAGGACAGATAAGGACAAAACTGGATGAAACCATTCCTCATTCGGTTGAGGCAATGCAACAATCTTCCTCCCGTGGTTAAGAAACTTTTGCAGACCACGCTCCTGAAATTTATCAGAAATAAGCAATGTCAAAAATTAAAATTAAtgtaaaaataaataaagaatcCAACTAATGTTACCTCTCCATCCCAGATATGTCTGGTAGTATGGTCTGGATACAAAGGCAGTAAGGATAAATCAACTGGACCACCTTCAAAAGACTCTGGCTCAACATCCGTAACAGCCTCACCCTCCGGAGGTGGCATTGgatcaacaacatcatcaataTGAGGTGGGACAGGAGGTGAGACTAGAATAACAACATCATTGGTAGGAGGTGGCACTGGTGAAACCTGACACCCGCGGGAGGATGAAGGGAGAGATGCGTCAGATGGTGAATCATGTCTCCTATGgggagaagaagatgaagtggcATGAAGAGAAGCACGTGACCCAAAAGTAGAAGGCTCTTCCTGACAAGAGGGACCAGGAGCCTCTAGAACTTGCTGGCTCTTCTCCCGCCGAATAAATGCGTGTTAAGAAACTCTGCCATGCCTCAACCCATCATGTTTATCAACCATTATGCTTGTAAGTTAAAGTAAGGCAGGCCATTAGTGCAGGAAAACAACACAAGCAAGAAAAAAAATGACTGAGAAATTTCCGGAGATGTATCTTCGGTTACTGGGAAACTAAACCACTGAAAaattctagagatgcatctccgattACTGGGAAACTAAATTGCTATaaaatttcggagatgcatcttcagaaTTTTCTACAGCTCAAAAGTCGCGTCAATGGCATAATGTACCACATGCAAGCtcaaaaaaaattgttttgaTCATCAATTTCAGCCAACAAACAACTAATATACTATGGGTAAACTATCTTAAACATGATTTCTACTTATTTCTAACCCTAATCATTGATTTCTACTCATTTATACCAAAACTCAAACATTTATCGAAAACTTGAAAAACATATAAAAAATTGATGTTTTTGATGAAGATGAATGATACTACAGATGAAGATTGATGTTCCCTTGAGCCTTATTGAATGAAATTTGATTTGGTGTAGAGAAGAAATTTGATAGAGGTTGAATTTTAGTTGAGTTTGAGTAGTGTGAAATGAGGAAGGAGAAGAGTCTGACGCGACTCAACCTCCAAAATGTTTCGGAGATGTATCTCTGGAATATTTTAACGTTAATTGACCTTTTGGTGCGTCTGGAAATGCTTCTCCAGAAATTGGGGACATTTTTGGAATTTCGTGTGGTGCATAAGAAGCATATGGGGTGCATTAAGAATTTTCCTTTTTGTGCATGATCTCCAAGAAATCAAATCTCATTAGCAGATCAACTTTATAATTTTTGTTTGAACAATTAATATTAgtatattaattattattattttaatatttgCCGAAAATGTCAAATCTTTATATTTGAAGGATGCTCAGATGATTCTAAATTGTCCGAGAGACTATGAATTTGTTACTCGATTTTAAAAATTTATTGGTTTCTTGGACCCACTATTTTACCAAGGGAATAATTTATATGATTGAATTAGACAGGCCATCAACGATGACTCTATTTTTTTGGATGCTTGTAGCTCGCTAGGAACAAATTGTGTCTTGGTAATGAAATGGTatctgtaggtgtttaattggctgcattgtatggtaaaacactagctggattctaatgtcttgactgatgtcatgacatgttgtgaaggcgtttgtgtaactgcattggaggttagagtatctaactgtactctgatgtcttgactaatgtcatgacatacttgagtaacttactgcaggattagctaatacaggatttattgaatgtcaaattggatgtggtgacattcatccctgtcagcagatactgaggaatagaacagttggtgttctgttagagctcagtattcattttcagtctggttatcaaggaaataccagacctggcataaggcctactatatgaatgtcaaactggatgttatgacattcatcatggacaacatatactgaacaatagacagagtggtgttctgctacacttcagtatgtttctcagtctgcccttcaaaaggataacaaaactgacttaaggctaaatgtgtaaatgtcaaattggatactttgacatgtattaatgtaagctgctactgtagaatggacagtttggtcctgtacagttcagcaaacttgtacagtctgttttcaggaaaaacagacttagcatatggtccttgacgtcaagctgaatgttgtgacattcattcctgacagcatat encodes:
- the LOC127130833 gene encoding protein MAIN-LIKE 1-like gives rise to the protein MVDKHDGLRHGREEPSTFGSRASLHATSSSSPHRRHDSPSDASLPSSSRGCQVSPVPPPTNDVVILVSPPVPPHIDDVVDPMPPPEGEAVTDVEPESFEGGPVDLSLLPLYPDHTTRHIWDGEERGLQKFLNHGRKIVALPQPNEEWFHPVLSLSVLKNLCMTGYTMVNHKILNAFAETWHSESSSFYLLHDEMFITLDNVSCLLHLLIRGIFLDHGRMTKDEALEVMVEYLGDDLGEAMDELDKTRGAHARFIRKKVYEDALLSAQHADGDDEEVAFYRS